The following coding sequences are from one Musa acuminata AAA Group cultivar baxijiao chromosome BXJ2-4, Cavendish_Baxijiao_AAA, whole genome shotgun sequence window:
- the LOC103974145 gene encoding protein DMP5-like: MEQRQQQSAPPSAVVNKTVSSVASLVKLLPSGTVLAFQALAPPFSNRGACRRSNRYLTAALIHLCAAACALLSLTDSLRGGDGKLYYGIATLGGLHVVNYEGEEEERGRVLRDLRRYRLRVRDGVHAVLGVVMFLAVAFSDADVVECFFPEVGAEVRQLLVNLPLGAGLVASVVFVMFPTTRKGVGYADTAHHTELS, translated from the coding sequence ATGGAACAGCGGCAGCAGCAATCTGCGCCGCCCTCGGCGGTGGTCAACAAGACGGTATCGAGCGTGGCGAGCCTGGTGAAGCTGCTGCCGAGCGGCACCGTGCTGGCCTTCCAAGCCCTGGCGCCGCCCTTCTCCAACCGCGGCGCGTGCCGGCGCTCTAACAGGTACCTCACCGCGGCGCTGATCCACCTGTGCGCCGCCGCATGCGCGCTCCTCTCCCTTACCGACAGCCTCAGGGGCGGTGACGGCAAGCTCTACTACGGGATCGCCACCTTGGGGGGGCTGCACGTGGTCAACtacgagggggaggaggaggagcggggcAGGGTGTTGAGGGACCTGAGGCGGTACCGGCTGCGGGTGCGGGACGGCGTCCACGCGGTGCTGGGGGTGGTGATGTTCTTGGCCGTGGCCTTCAGCGACGCCGACGTCGTCGAGTGCTTCTTCCCCGAGGTAGGGGCGGAGGTGAGGCAGCTGCTGGTGAACCTGCCGCTGGGGGCTGGGCTCGTGGCCAGCGTGGTGTTCGTGATGTTTCCGACGACTCGAAAGGGCGTCGGCTACGCGGACACGGCTCATCACACGGAGTTGTCGTGA